The Drosophila innubila isolate TH190305 chromosome 3R unlocalized genomic scaffold, UK_Dinn_1.0 2_E_3R, whole genome shotgun sequence genome has a segment encoding these proteins:
- the LOC117789923 gene encoding uncharacterized protein LOC117789923 isoform X1: MVDKFISMWKVRELADKVTNVVMNYTEIEGKVREATNDDPWGPTGPLMQELAHSTFSYETFPEVMSMLWKRMLQDNKTNWRRTYKSLLLLNYLVRNGSERVVTSSREHIYDLRSLENYTFTDEGGKDQGINVRHKVRELIDFIQDDDRLREERKKAKKNKDKYIGMSSDAMGSRSSGYGGYSGGGGGGSGGGSGYNDGDWRSSNHRGENWYSDKSSAERYEDEDTHYDGEREGSDSDSPSPRRNYRYNDRASPAEVATERESKPQNLSMNMNIRTKAVGSPVSKQPTSSLTASSSVSGSKTASTQKKINLGAAANFGKTPNAAGIHSPTHRDTPTNNQVDLMGDNSINNNKSNNNDLLDDLFKTCSPSPPPQREQRQAHGEKTLNSAAIIADDDDDFNPRAGDAPPPPAPAVVQEFGDFAAAFGGEPSTGIIPAPNSNDEFADFAAFQGSSSTTAATGQLDNQLLTTATPANDAFDLFNSTTTTTTTGASGASTATDLLAGLGDLSIHQSMPMAFETPETEITKQEISEAIRLALAKAISSLGQLSSVQSASDVNFVAATLRQLQLDDALPGYRTPEQLLGLDAPTVDWSLLVNKEYPELLSQLTRLFTRNWPQPAEDLVVLNMFKLDYNMAYTRIAFELMQEQLERLPDRVESLLESLLNDDTLIAMSLLNMSRERGALMNRFRRTIQVLPEPQLEELDAHISQYMQLLIGLPSLVANKLGQRLPAMFAPINYGQLLLRHWLKALHFVLQCMPTNFDLNPFSCLLSRVLKHFYDSETLEMLLRVLQDYATGNKVARMMVQQVLRELEPAVCFKVAEVALKAQLELYVLLGAAALKTPHWQHCLLQKLALQRTPNSNMALFKFVEYLQLVAAPKLPLLFNQLLGIWCKRLTLQKLSREEHLSMSKLLILCGKCQGNLQLEHNRQLHDGFSHHLQSPDEMQRQVGMKTVDILFNMRQKEEQLNFEYKTDAQYGEILEELDELATFQCVPKERRKEFERLKSEDRISHLAEFMGDPKEHLKDTPEMHLIVDSDDQVDNIKAKEHLKDTVTIKVSKDTKEHLTDTSKMQLDLDSDDEIDNTITDDDDLQPFDMSNDISSSLEQRPRFVIDLLHLLRSKVDNYQIFEAALATAEQLIRQQLSEQDQKLALELLQLFITLEMQYYFENFDMVQFKCCVAICVSHPAECAAYLCREFHTDNSKYALKVRILILQILGKAAQELSGAFPEEITAEALQPSAAKKMRKFLIKTENENQQRLISAQRIIRERLRLKTRRFLTKTRTEPGNEAKKNLFHSVVGTFFFGLVRGSRTRGMIYLLYNNISHDIDTQLLVNMLQTLAMFVHCAQNSTLLPTMAKEIFDLSSFVRFHPEARVRVVTLQLLGILVVTMDAELLLHNFGESLNELQRWLEEFIRSPLVGGETSDECRELAEQILSTCYKLFQTVVQSQEQ; this comes from the exons ATGGTTGATAAATTTATCAGCATGTGGAAAGTGCGCGAATTGGCAGACAAAGT CACCAATGTCGTGATGAACTACACAGAAATTGAAGGCAAGGTTCGGGAAGCGACCAATGATGATCCCTGGGGTCCAACAGGACCTCTGATGCAGGAACTGGCCCATTCGACATTCTCCTACGAAACGTTTCCGGAGGTCATGTCCATGCTGTGGAAACGCATGCTGCAGGACAATAAAACCAATTGGCGTCGCACTTACAAA AGTCTGTTGTTATTGAACTATTTGGTGCGCAATGGATCGGAACGAGTGGTAACTTCCTCCCGGGAGCACATTTACGATTTGCGCTCATTGGAGAACTACACGTTCACCGACGAGGGTGGCAAGGATCAGGGTATTAATGTTAGGCATAAGGTACGAGAGCTTATAGACTTTATTCAGGACGACGATCGCTTGCGCGAGGAGCgcaaaaaagccaaaaagaaTAAGGATAAATACATTGGCATGAGCAGCGATGCGATGGGATCCCGATCCAGTGGTTATGGTGGTTACAGTGGTGGCGGAGGAGGAGGTAGCGGTGGTGGCAGCGGTTACAACGACGGCGACTGGCGAAGTAGCAACCACCGTGGAGAAAATTGGT ACTCTGATAAGAGCTCTGCCGAGCGCTACGAAGACGAGGATACTCACTACGATGGGGAGCGTGAAGGATCTGACAGTGACTCCCCCAGTCCCAG ACGCAACTATCGATACAATGATCGGGCAAGTCCCGCCGAGGTGGCAACTGAGCGAGAGAGTAAACCACAGAATCTGAGTATGAATATGAACATACGGACTAAGGCTGTCGGATCGCCGGTCTCCAAGCAGCCAACATCATCGTTgacagcatcatcatcagtaAGCGGATCGAAGACAGCGTCAAcgcaaaagaaaatcaatttgggTGCTGCTGCCAATTTTGGGAAGACTCCAAATGCCGCTGGCATTCATTCTCCCACGCATCGTGATACGCCCACCAATAACCAAGTTGATCTGATGGGcgacaacagcatcaacaacaacaagagcaataataatgatttgcTGGATGATCTATTCAAAACTTGTTCACCGTCGCCACCACCACAACG GGAACAACGACAAGCTCATGGCGAGAAGACACTCAATAGTGCCGCAATTATtgctgatgacgatgatgacttCAATCCGCGTGCTGGTGACGCTCcacctcctcctgctcctgccgTTGTTCAAGAATTTGGAGATTTTGCGGCCGCTTTTGGAGGCGAACCCTCGACCGGCATTATTCCAGCGCCGAACAGCAATGATGAATTCGCAGACTTTGCTGCATTCCAAGGCTCCTCCAGTACAACGGCGGCAACTGGACAACTGGATAATCAGTTGCTGACGACGGCGACACCAGCAAATGATGCTTTTGACCTATTTAactccacaacaacaacaacaacaacgggagCATCAGGTGCATCGACAGCCACGGATCTTCTGGCCGGATTGGGTGACTTGTCTATCCACCAAAGCATGCCAATGG CTTTTGAAACACCGGAAACGGAAATAACGAAGCAGGAAATATCGGAAGCCATACGTCTAGCTCTTGCGAAGGCTATTTCCAGTTTGGGTCAACTCTCCAGTGTGCAGAGTGCAAGCGATGTCAACTTTGTAGCTGCAACATTGCGACAGTTGCAACTGGATGATGCCTTGCCGGGATACAGGACACCGGAACAGCTCCTGGGACTAGATGCTCCGACTGTGGATTGGTCCTTGCTGGTAAACAAGGAGTACCCCGAACTCTTGAGCCAACTAACTCGTTTATTCACACGGAATTGGCCACAGCCAGCAGAGGATTTGGTTGTTTTGAATATGTTCAAGCTGGATTACAACATGGCCTATACCAGGATTGCATTTGAGTTGATGCAGGAGCAGCTGGAACGTCTACCGGACCGTGTTGAATCCCTGCTGGAATCCCTGCTTAATGATGACACACTGATTGCTATGAGTCTGTTAAATATGTCACGGGAACGTGGAGCATTAATGAACCGCTTTAGACGCACCATTCAAGTGCTGCCGGAACCGCAACTGGAAGAGCTAGATGCTCACATTTCCCAATACATGCAACTCTTAATTGGACTGCCAAGTTTGGTGGCCAATAAATTGGGTCAACGATTGCCAGCCATGTTTGCACCCATTAATTATGGACAATTGTTGTTAAGACACTGGCTGAAAGCGCTACACTTTGTGTTGCAGTGTATGCCAaccaattttgatttaaaccCCTTCAGTTGTTTGTTGTCACGTGTGTTGAAACACTTTTATGACTCCGAAACACTGGAAATGTTGTTACGTGTGTTGCAGGATtatgcaactggcaacaaagTTGCCAGAATGATGGTGCAACAAGTGTTGCGAGAGCTAGAGCCTGCAGTTTGCTTTAAAGTGGCAGAGGTCGCTTTAAAGGCGCAACTGGAACTTTATGTGTTGCTGGGAGCAGCTGCTTTGAAGACGCCCCACTGGCAACACTGTCTACTCCAAAAATTAGCACTACAACGCACTCCCAATTCAAATATggcactttttaaatttgtagagTATCTGCAGTTGGTGGCAGCTCCAAAATTGCCGCTACTCTTTAACCAATTGCTGGGTATTTGGTGCAAGCGGCTAACGCTGCAAAAGCTGAGTCGAGAGGAGCATTTATCAATGAGTAAGCTGCTCATATTGTGTGGCAAGTGTCAAGGCAACTTGCAGCTGGAACACAATCGACAGTTGCACGACGGTTTTAGCCATCATCTGCAGTCGCCGGATGAAATGCAGCGTCAGGTGGGCATGAAGACTGTGGATATTCTGTTTAATATGCGGCAGAAAGAGGagcaattgaattttgaatacaaaacGGATGCACAATATGGAGAAATACTTGAAGAACTCGATGAGCTGGCGACTTTTCAATGTGTACCTAAAGAAAGAAGAAAGGAATTTGAGAGGCTAAAGAGTGAAGATCGTATAAGTCACTTGGCTGAGTTTATGGGAGATCCTAAGGAACACTTAAAAGATACTCCAGAAATGCACCTAATCGTGGACTCTGATGATCAAGTTGATAATATAAAAGCGAAGGAACACTTGAAAGATACAGTGACAATAAAAGTGTCCAAAGATACAAAGGAACACTTAACAGATACATCAAAAATGCAGCTGGATTTGGACTCTGATGATGAGATTGATAATACAAttactgatgatgatgatttgcAGCCCTTTGACATGTCCAATGATATTTCCAGCAGTTTGGAGCAGCGTCCCCGATTTGTGATAGATCTGCTCCATTTATTGCGCTCCAAGGTGGACAACTATCAAATCTTTGAGGCGGCTCTTGCCACCGCAGAGCAATTGATACGTCAACAACTCTCGGAGCAGGATCAAAAGCTGGCTTTAgagttgctgcagttgtttaTTACCCTAGAAATGCagtattattttgaaaactttgacATGGTTCAGTTTAAATGTTGTGTGGCGATTTGTGTTTCACATCCGGCTGAATGTGCGGCGTATCTTTGTCGTGAATTTCACACGGATAACTCAAAATATGCGCTAAAAGTGCGCATATTAATACTACAAATTTTAGGCAAAGCAGCGCAGGAATTATCAGGTGCATTCCCAGAAGAAATTACTGCTGAAGCTCTTCAGCCAAGTGCAGCCAAAAAAATGCGcaaatttctaataaaaacgGAGAATGAAAATCAGCAACGTTTGATATCTGCTCAGCGCATTATCCGGGAGCGTTTGCGTTTAAAAACGCGACGTTTTCTGACCAAAACCCGGACGGAACCAGGAAACGAAGCTAAAAAGAATCTGTTTCATTCGGTTGTTGGCACCTTCTTTTTTGGACTAGTGCGCGGCTCACGCACACGTGGCATGATCTATTTGTTATACAACAATATTTCACATGACATTGACACGCAGTTGTTGGTCAACATGTTGCAAACATTGGCCATGTTTGTACACTGCGCACAAAACTCTACACTTTTGCCCACCATGGCTAAGGAGATCTTTGATTTGAGCAGCTTTGTGCGATTTCATCCGGAGGCACGAGTGCGGGTGGTAACCCTACAACTGCTGGGCATTTTAGTGGTCACCATGGATGCCGAACTGCTGTTGCACAATTTCGGGGAATCCCTCAACGAGCTGCAGCGTTGGCTGGAGGAATTTATCCGCTCCCCGCTCGTGGGAGGCGAAACATCGGATGAATGTCGCGAACTAGCTGAACAAATTTTATCCACATGCTATAAGctttttcaaactgtagttcAGAGTCAGGAGCAGTAA